A window from Musa acuminata AAA Group cultivar baxijiao chromosome BXJ3-10, Cavendish_Baxijiao_AAA, whole genome shotgun sequence encodes these proteins:
- the LOC135651883 gene encoding protein FAR1-RELATED SEQUENCE 5-like isoform X1 has product MPVEQDKDLEVLPSNGEDLVEGPIRCLNCGISAKLTCHMRSGPEGRRTLCNACGIAWRKGKQRKVIDYNVPMKDLANSNMVPEIDMEFENEDKAYEFYNRYAGMVGFSVRKGWIDKSADKITRSRTLVCSREGFRKDKKGAKEVKKPRPETRIGCPARLTIKLTPSGTYHVTEFVADHNHQPAPPSAMHMLRSQRILTEVQTVEAVDLSDDSGTTPKSANHLTGRQVSGSQNVRYLPMDYRMGLRSKRMKTMQMGDAEAVLKYLQSMQLNDPSFFHSTQIDEDDRLTNFFWADAKSMLDFNFFGDVVCLDTTYRVNGYGRPFAPFLGVNHHKQIVTFGAALLYDETIESFKWLFDTFKIAMRGRQPKTILTDQSTSISHALDAVWPGTSHHLCVWQVYQNAIKHLNHVFQSSKTFAKDFARCVYDYEDEEELLPAWQEMLEKYDLRNNEWLAKLFEEREKWALVYSRQTLCVDMKSTLQNENFSSLLKKYLTSQLDLSSFFKHYERVVDDHRYAELQADFHASQSFPRIPPSKMLKQAATLYTPAVFEMFRKEFEVFMDCMLYSYGEVGTISDYKITVGEKPKEYFVRLDSSDYSVACSCKKFEFVGVQCGHVIKVLDVRNIKELPERYFLKRWRRNAKSDTGSEPGGIIVDVDPKSPITTSAHVHLSSYAHNQGSHAAAQISEGYTTPNARSHEPVYGSLQFNHFSNNNRV; this is encoded by the exons GGGAAACAGAGAAAGGTAATTGACTACAACGTTCCAATGAAGGACCTAGCGAACTCAAATATGGTACCAGAAATTGATATGGAATTCGAAAATGAAGACAAGGCATATGAATTTTACAATAGATATGCGGGGATGGTAGGATTTAGTGTACGAAAAGGTTGGATAGATAAATCAGCAGACAAAATTACTAGATCGAGAACACTTGTTTGCTCACGAGAAGGATTTCGTAAGGACAAAAAGGGAGCTAAGGAAGTAAAGAAACCACGTCCGGAAACTAGAATTGGTTGCCCTGCACGCTTGACCATTAAACTTACACCTAGTGGTACATATCATGTTACTGAATTTGTGGCAGACCATAATCATCAGCCTGCACCTCCTTCAGCCATGCACATGCTAAGGTCTCAAAGGATACTGACTGAAGTTCAAACTGTTGAAGCAGTAGATTTATCTGATGATTCAGGAACCACTCCAAAGTCAGCTAACCACCTAACAGGCAGACAAGTTTCAGGCTCTCAAAATGTCAGATATCTTCCCATGGATTACAGAATGGGTCTTCGCTCGAAACGTATGAAGACTATGCAGATGGGAGATGCAGAAGCTGTTTTAAAGTACCTACAAAGCATGCAACTTAATGATCCGTCCTTTTTTCATTCCACACAAATagatgaagatgatagattgaccaaTTTTTTCTGGGCAGATGCAAAGTCTATGTTGGACTTCAACTTCTTCGGCGATGTAGTTTGTCTAGATACAACTTACAGAGTAAATGGATATGGTAGGCCATTTGCACCTTTCCTTGGCGTGAATCACCACAAGCAAATTGTTACATTTGGTGCAGCACTTCTGTATGATGAAACTATAGAGTCCTTCAAGTGGTTGTTTGATACTTTTAAGATTGCAATGCGTGGAAGACAACCAAAGACTATCTTGACAGACCAGTCTACATCAATAAGTCATGCACTAGATGCAGTTTGGCCAGGTACCAGTCACCATCTTTGTGTGTGGCAAGTCTATCAAAATGCTATTAAGCATCTCAATCATGTGTTCCAAAGTTCAAAAACTTTTGCTAAGGATTTTGCTAGGTGTGTTTATGACTACGAGGATGAGGAAGAATTATTACCAGCCTGGCAAGAAATGTTAGAAAAGTATGATCTTAGGAACAACGAATGGCTGGCAAAGCTTTTCGAAGAAAGGGAGAAATGGGCGCTCGTATACAGCCGTCAAACACTTTGTGTTGATATGAAAAGCACGCTGCAGAATGAGAACTTTAGTAGTTTGCTGAAGAAGTACTTGACATCACAACTAGATCTTTCATCCTTTTTTAAACACTATGAGAGGGTGGTGGATGACCATAGGTATGCTGAACTCCAAGCTGATTTTCATGCAAGCCAAAGTTTTCCAAGAATACCTCCTTCAAAAATGTTAAAGCAAGCTGCTACTTTGTATACTCCTGCAGTTTTTGAAATGTTTCGTAAGGAGTTTGAGGTATTCATGGATTGCATGCTGTACAGCTATGGTGAGGTTGGGACTATATCAGATTATAAAATCACTGTTGGTGAAAAACCTAAAGAGTATTTTGTTAGACTTGACTCGAGTGATTATTCTGTTGCCTGCAGTTGCAAGAAATTTGAATTTGTTGGGGTTCAATGTGGTCATGTGATAAAGGTCCTTGATGTTAGAAATATTAAAGAGCTGCCTGAACGATATTTCTTGAAGAGGTGGAGAAGGAATGCCAAGTCTGATACAGGGTCAGAGCCTGGAGGAATTATTGTTGATGTTGACCCTAAGTCTCCCATAACAACTTCAGCACATGTGCATTTATCTTCATATGCTCATAATCAGGGCTCTCATGCAGCAGCTCAAATTAGTGAG GGATATACAACTCCGAATGCGCGTTCACATGAACCAGTTTatggtagtttgcagtttaaccACTTCAGCAACAACAACCGGGTATAA
- the LOC135651883 gene encoding protein FAR1-RELATED SEQUENCE 5-like isoform X2 encodes MPVEQDKDLEVLPSNGEDLVEGPIRCLNCGISAKLTCHMRSGPEGRRTLCNACGIAWRKGKQRKVIDYNVPMKDLANSNMVPEIDMEFENEDKAYEFYNRYAGMVGFSVRKGWIDKSADKITRSRTLVCSREGFRKDKKGAKEVKKPRPETRIGCPARLTIKLTPSGTYHVTEFVADHNHQPAPPSAMHMLRSQRILTEVQTVEAVDLSDDSGTTPKSANHLTGRQVSGSQNVRYLPMDYRMGLRSKRMKTMQMGDAEAVLKYLQSMQLNDPSFFHSTQIDEDDRLTNFFWADAKSMLDFNFFGDVVCLDTTYRVNGYGRPFAPFLGVNHHKQIVTFGAALLYDETIESFKWLFDTFKIAMRGRQPKTILTDQSTSISHALDAVWPGTSHHLCVWQVYQNAIKHLNHVFQSSKTFAKDFARCVYDYEDEEELLPAWQEMLEKYDLRNNEWLAKLFEEREKWALVYSRQTLCVDMKSTLQNENFSSLLKKYLTSQLDLSSFFKHYERVVDDHRYAELQADFHASQSFPRIPPSKMLKQAATLYTPAVFEMFRKEFEVFMDCMLYSYGEVGTISDYKITVGEKPKEYFVRLDSSDYSVACSCKKFEFVGVQCGHVIKVLDVRNIKELPERYFLKRWRRNAKSDTGSEPGGIIVDVDPKSPITTSAHVHLSSYAHNQGSHAAAQISEDTGISCF; translated from the exons GGGAAACAGAGAAAGGTAATTGACTACAACGTTCCAATGAAGGACCTAGCGAACTCAAATATGGTACCAGAAATTGATATGGAATTCGAAAATGAAGACAAGGCATATGAATTTTACAATAGATATGCGGGGATGGTAGGATTTAGTGTACGAAAAGGTTGGATAGATAAATCAGCAGACAAAATTACTAGATCGAGAACACTTGTTTGCTCACGAGAAGGATTTCGTAAGGACAAAAAGGGAGCTAAGGAAGTAAAGAAACCACGTCCGGAAACTAGAATTGGTTGCCCTGCACGCTTGACCATTAAACTTACACCTAGTGGTACATATCATGTTACTGAATTTGTGGCAGACCATAATCATCAGCCTGCACCTCCTTCAGCCATGCACATGCTAAGGTCTCAAAGGATACTGACTGAAGTTCAAACTGTTGAAGCAGTAGATTTATCTGATGATTCAGGAACCACTCCAAAGTCAGCTAACCACCTAACAGGCAGACAAGTTTCAGGCTCTCAAAATGTCAGATATCTTCCCATGGATTACAGAATGGGTCTTCGCTCGAAACGTATGAAGACTATGCAGATGGGAGATGCAGAAGCTGTTTTAAAGTACCTACAAAGCATGCAACTTAATGATCCGTCCTTTTTTCATTCCACACAAATagatgaagatgatagattgaccaaTTTTTTCTGGGCAGATGCAAAGTCTATGTTGGACTTCAACTTCTTCGGCGATGTAGTTTGTCTAGATACAACTTACAGAGTAAATGGATATGGTAGGCCATTTGCACCTTTCCTTGGCGTGAATCACCACAAGCAAATTGTTACATTTGGTGCAGCACTTCTGTATGATGAAACTATAGAGTCCTTCAAGTGGTTGTTTGATACTTTTAAGATTGCAATGCGTGGAAGACAACCAAAGACTATCTTGACAGACCAGTCTACATCAATAAGTCATGCACTAGATGCAGTTTGGCCAGGTACCAGTCACCATCTTTGTGTGTGGCAAGTCTATCAAAATGCTATTAAGCATCTCAATCATGTGTTCCAAAGTTCAAAAACTTTTGCTAAGGATTTTGCTAGGTGTGTTTATGACTACGAGGATGAGGAAGAATTATTACCAGCCTGGCAAGAAATGTTAGAAAAGTATGATCTTAGGAACAACGAATGGCTGGCAAAGCTTTTCGAAGAAAGGGAGAAATGGGCGCTCGTATACAGCCGTCAAACACTTTGTGTTGATATGAAAAGCACGCTGCAGAATGAGAACTTTAGTAGTTTGCTGAAGAAGTACTTGACATCACAACTAGATCTTTCATCCTTTTTTAAACACTATGAGAGGGTGGTGGATGACCATAGGTATGCTGAACTCCAAGCTGATTTTCATGCAAGCCAAAGTTTTCCAAGAATACCTCCTTCAAAAATGTTAAAGCAAGCTGCTACTTTGTATACTCCTGCAGTTTTTGAAATGTTTCGTAAGGAGTTTGAGGTATTCATGGATTGCATGCTGTACAGCTATGGTGAGGTTGGGACTATATCAGATTATAAAATCACTGTTGGTGAAAAACCTAAAGAGTATTTTGTTAGACTTGACTCGAGTGATTATTCTGTTGCCTGCAGTTGCAAGAAATTTGAATTTGTTGGGGTTCAATGTGGTCATGTGATAAAGGTCCTTGATGTTAGAAATATTAAAGAGCTGCCTGAACGATATTTCTTGAAGAGGTGGAGAAGGAATGCCAAGTCTGATACAGGGTCAGAGCCTGGAGGAATTATTGTTGATGTTGACCCTAAGTCTCCCATAACAACTTCAGCACATGTGCATTTATCTTCATATGCTCATAATCAGGGCTCTCATGCAGCAGCTCAAATTAGTGAG GATACAGGAATATCGTGCTTCTGA